In the Leifsonia sp. 466MF genome, one interval contains:
- a CDS encoding HNH endonuclease: MKTLVLNASYEPLGVIATRRAIMLVLSGKASTIAGSGAQLHSRSLVLDAPSVVLLNQFIKVPHRRIPLTRKSALERYGHVCAYCGKYGDTLDHVIPRARGGTHTWDNVVVACFRCNNVKSDRLLSELGWKLPFEPKEPHLNMASLISMRWNDPNWEEFTEPWRRHELQLAG; this comes from the coding sequence ATGAAGACTCTGGTTCTCAACGCCAGCTACGAGCCGCTCGGCGTGATCGCGACGCGACGCGCGATCATGCTGGTGCTGAGCGGCAAAGCGTCGACGATCGCCGGGAGCGGGGCGCAGCTGCACAGCCGCTCCCTGGTTCTGGATGCGCCGAGCGTCGTTCTCCTGAACCAGTTCATCAAGGTGCCGCACCGCCGCATCCCGCTGACCCGCAAGTCCGCACTGGAGCGCTACGGCCACGTGTGCGCGTACTGCGGCAAGTACGGCGACACCCTCGACCACGTCATCCCGCGTGCCCGCGGCGGCACGCACACGTGGGACAACGTCGTCGTCGCCTGCTTCCGCTGCAACAACGTGAAGTCGGACCGCCTGCTCAGCGAGCTGGGCTGGAAGCTCCCGTTCGAGCCGAAGGAGCCGCACCTGAACATGGCGTCGCTGATCAGCATGCGCTGGAACGACCCCAACTGGGAGGAGTTCACGGAGCCGTGGCGCCGCCACGAGCTGCAGCTGGCCGGGTGA
- a CDS encoding GNAT family N-acetyltransferase has protein sequence MKAEAEARVDGYWAEVFEVEVGRIWEPGSHTTWARDPWPGVYVLVRPGVVRLRAPGRERTKLEPILRAVPAEDALDAVRWRVDLDAFSPHVLGPAIHSYRSDPVASDLRDIAEVSEHDVRLFAEKVGEGEFEESGLADATTVFGMRENGRLVAAAGLSVWMAEPSDIGVLTLPGARGRGYGRRVAAAAVNEAIELAAIARWRSLASNAASRSLARSLGFEDRGENLGIRLSL, from the coding sequence ATGAAGGCGGAGGCCGAGGCGCGCGTCGACGGATATTGGGCCGAAGTCTTCGAGGTGGAGGTCGGCCGGATCTGGGAGCCGGGCAGCCACACGACCTGGGCACGCGACCCATGGCCAGGGGTCTACGTCCTTGTTCGACCCGGCGTGGTGCGTCTTCGCGCTCCGGGCCGCGAACGGACGAAGCTCGAGCCCATCCTCCGCGCGGTTCCCGCCGAGGACGCGTTGGACGCGGTCCGCTGGCGAGTGGACCTCGACGCGTTCTCTCCGCACGTGCTCGGGCCCGCCATCCACTCGTACCGCAGCGACCCCGTCGCGTCCGACCTCCGTGACATCGCGGAGGTCTCGGAGCACGACGTCCGGCTGTTCGCAGAGAAGGTCGGGGAGGGCGAGTTCGAGGAGTCGGGCCTGGCGGACGCGACCACGGTGTTCGGGATGCGGGAGAACGGTCGACTCGTTGCTGCGGCCGGACTGAGCGTCTGGATGGCGGAGCCGTCGGACATCGGCGTGCTCACCCTCCCGGGCGCCCGGGGGAGAGGGTACGGCCGCCGGGTCGCCGCGGCGGCGGTGAATGAGGCGATCGAGCTGGCGGCCATCGCCCGCTGGAGGAGCCTGGCGAGCAACGCGGCCTCGCGTTCTCTCGCACGGTCGCTCGGATTCGAGGACCGCGGGGAGAACCTCGGGATCAGGCTGAGCCTCTAG